ACGTGTTCCAGCAATATTCGCATAAGCGGAATTATTATTAAAAGTAACAGTATTAGAAGCTGTTCCAGGCGTTCCAGTAGTCGCTTTACCACCAGCTGCATCTACAACCAATAAAGTATCTGAACCATCACCAGAAATATTAACAGTTTGACCATTTTGCAGAGTATTGAAATTTATATCTCCAGCATATAAATATATACCTGCACCTTTTCCATTGGTCTTTTTTGCATCTATTGATGATACTCCTATATCAACAAAAGCTGATTCTCCATATTCAGAACCTACCAATATACCATTATTATAAGTAATGATAGTCTTATTATCTTTTGTTATATCGACACCACCAACTACTGTTATATTAGTTGCATAAATATCAGATGTACCATTAGCAACATATAACCCATTATTATTACTTCCTTTTACATTTATATTATTCCAACGCCAAACTCCGCCACCAAAAGCAACAGGATTATAAGGATCATGCTCTAATTTAATACCTCCACCACCAGCAACAATTATACCGTTATTACTGATTCCATCTACATCAATGGAAGCTCCTTTAACAATGAAATTACTATTACCAGTGACAGAACTAGCTATACCGTTATTATGAGTCCCACTTATATTAAAATAATCAGCATATAATTTTGTTTTACCACCAGTTGCAGATATTCCATTATTTCCTGTATCTGATGCACCGTCTCCTGCTACAGTATATTGTGTTTCATAATCGTTAAAGTTACCAGTATTAGTTACCAAAACACCATCATTATTTAATCCAGATACACTTATAGTACTTCTACTATTAGCATTCAGACCATCGGTCTCATTATCCAAAGTACCACCAGTTACTAAAATACCATTACTTCCAGATACACCAGATTTGTTTGTACTAGGAGAAATAACATAATGATTTCCTTGAGCGACTCCATTTCCTGAAGTAACTGCTAAACCAGTATAGCCATGATCTTTTGGTGTATCAGTTATCTTAAAAGTAACATTTTTTACTGATGGAGCATCCTTAATTCCAACTGTAACAGAATTACGCGCTGCAATTTGGTTTGTTAAATAAGGTGTACTAAGAGATACAGTTCCCAAGCCACTTACGATAGTAGAATAACCATTATGTACACCACCAGAGTATGTATGAGAAATACTGGAAGCAGGTACAGCAGTAGCAGCAGTATTATAATCAACATTGTGTATTTCCATGTATTTCGAAATATAGTACTCTCTTGCTGTATCATCACTATTTACTGTTCTAATAGCACCCCATGGAGAAACATAAGCACTGGTATTTTCATCTCTACCCCAATAACTGCTACCTCCAATAGTAAGATCACTATAACTAATATAACCATTTCCCCACCAATCATTATCAATCCAATTAGAACCATCATAATATCCACCATGGTAAGTAGTTCCCATATTAATAGTTCCACCAGTTACATTACCAGGAGTTGCTGTTGTATGAGTACCAGTACCCCACCACCATCTAGAATTATAAAGTGTATTAGGACTAAAAGTCGCATTAGTTACTTCAGTATTTGATGTGGCACGAATTCCAGCATTGCTATAATTTATCCAGTTATTAGCACGATGTATATCATGTGTAGCACCAGATCTATCCATTTCAACAGAAATAGGTTCAAAAGTTTCTTTGTTTACTACAAAGTTTGGATTTATTGGATTAGGACTTACTATACTTGGATTAAACGAAGGATCTTTAGGAACATTAATATTATCCAATCTTTCAGGCACATAAGGCTTATAAGGCTCATGCACATTAGCCGGATTGATTGTCAATGAGTTTGGCTCTTGGTTACGAGGTATGTTCAAGTTAGTTGCCCCATACAAGTGTTTATCCTTGTCAAACACATATTTAGTCAAGTCATTGTCTCTTCTATAGTATTCAAGGTATTTTCCACCTCTACCTCTGTAAGTTGTTCCCCAGTCGTTGTTAGTAAATCCTGTTCCGAACTGGAATGATGCCCATGGGCTCTTTATTACCTGATCCCCTTGTTTTAGAAGCTGAACAAGTTCGCTTTGGGCTCCTTTTAGTGATTTTTCGTTTTCTTTTCTTGCACGCATGAATGATTGCCGCAGATCAGTTATTGCGTCATAAGTCTGTGCAGTGATTTCCTGCTGTTCGCTTGCCACGTCAGCATGAAGCTTTGGCGCAATTGTTAAAAGTCCTGTTATCAAGAAAGAGATAAGCAGGCTGTCAGAATAATGTACATCTTTACATCTTTTTACAAACGATCGCAAGTCCTTTGCAATCTGTCGCAGATTATTACTCATTTTTTCCTCCTAAAATTTGTAAATTTACAGCCGCCCATAAAAGCCAAGTTCCAATTAGTCACCTTGACAAAGGTTACTTTACCTTTGCCAGCGAAGCAAAATTTCTTGCCCTAGGTTCTTAATTTTCACGGTTTCCAGCCTTCATAGCGCCTATTTTTAGATTTAGACATCCTTCAAGATGCCTAAAAAGTATCAGAATAGCCTTATTTTTCAAAAAACCTTTCAAACACCCTCAACAAAGTCCAGCAAATCCTGGTAGGAATGGGGGCGGATGAGGGGGAGTCCTTAAGGGGGGGCCATAGAGGACTATTTTAAAACAAAATTTAATGCTTTGTTTAAAATAATAAGTTTAGTAAAACAATTTATAACTCGATTTAAACAATATTTATAATAAATATTAAATATATTTGATGATTATTTTTAAATAATTTTTAGTGAAGTGGTAAAAAATTATTAATAACAAAAAAAGGACTAAAAAAATTAAGGATTTGATGTTTGCCATTCTTAATTTAGAAAAAAATACTTGACAAAAAACGATTACTGTTGTAAACTAATAGTATATAAGATTACAAATGTAAACATTTTAGATGAGGTGGTGATTATGAAAGAGAGTAGCGGAATTGAGCAGAAGTGGCATATAACTGATGCAGAATGGGAAGTGATGCGTGTTGTTTGGGCAAATGATGAAGTGACGAGCAGGTTTGTGGCGAAGGTGCTTTGTGAGAAGATGAGATGGAAGCAGGCTACGATAAAGACTTTGTTGAATAGGCTGCTGGAAAAGGGGGTTTTGAAAAAGAGGGAAGTTGGGAATAGGTATATTTATTCGACGGATTTTACAGAAAAGGAAGTGGCTAATAGTTATATATTGGGGACTTTTAGTAAGATTTGTAAAACGAAGGTTGGGGAAATGATCGGGAAGGTTATTGAGAACAGTGAGCTTAGTTTTGATGACTTGGAACTGATTTTGAAGGCTGTGGAGGAAAAGAGGAAGACAGCTGTGAAGGAGGTTTTGTGTGACTGCGTGAAAGGGCAGTGTAATTGTGGGCATAATGGGCATAGGCATGTTTGAAAATATAAAAAAAAACTAATTTGTTAAATTTATAAATTTTTTGAGTAATTGAAAAATTTAAATAATAATATTTGTAATAAGTAATTGTAAAAGTAAATTATTAAAAATTAAAAAACAGTAATATTTTTGACAGTAAAGTTTAAGAGGAGGAAAAAATATGGCAGAAAAAATTTATACAGTAACTGGGATGAGCTGTGCGGCTTGTGCTAATGCTGTGGAAAAGGCACTTAACAAGAATGAGGATATTAATGCTTCGGTTAATATTGCAACTGAAAAATTGAATGTTGAGTATGATGAAGGAAAGTATGATTTTGATAAGATTAGGAAAATAGTGGAATCGGCTGGGTATGGGCTAGTTGAAAATATGACTGAGGACAGGAAAGTTGAGCTTTATCAGGAAAAGATAGCGAGTTTGAAAAAGAGACTGATTTTGGCGATTGTATTTGTTATTCCGCTTTTGTATATTTCGATGGGGCATATGCTTGGGGCGGCACTTCCTGAATTTTTGAATCCTAAGGTAAATGCGCTTAATTTTGCGTTAGCGCAGTTTGTGCTGACTTTGCCAATCATTTATGCTGGGAGAGATTTCTTTTCGCATGGTTTTAAAAATTTGGTAAGAAAATCACCGACAATGGATTCGTTAATTGCAATTGGGGCGACAGCGGCGATACTTTATGGAATTTATGCGACATATAGAATTGTTACTGTGGATCCTGAAGCGCACATGGATTTGTATTATGAATCGGCTGGTGTAATTATTACGTTAATTTTGTTTGGGAAATTATTGGAGGCAAAGACAAAAGGGCAAACTTCATCGGCAA
The DNA window shown above is from Leptotrichia wadei and carries:
- a CDS encoding CopY/TcrY family copper transport repressor encodes the protein MKESSGIEQKWHITDAEWEVMRVVWANDEVTSRFVAKVLCEKMRWKQATIKTLLNRLLEKGVLKKREVGNRYIYSTDFTEKEVANSYILGTFSKICKTKVGEMIGKVIENSELSFDDLELILKAVEEKRKTAVKEVLCDCVKGQCNCGHNGHRHV